One genomic window of Paeniglutamicibacter sp. Y32M11 includes the following:
- a CDS encoding TrkH family potassium uptake protein, whose amino-acid sequence MIADFTVRSPARLALFAFVLVIALFSSLLSLPAASASGERTAFVDAFFTAVSAVCVTGLTVVSTATHWSFFGQLVMIIAVFVGGLGILTLASVLSLAVSKRLGVRGKLMAQNSMNTSAASTLGEVGSLLRIVITTSVAIEVALALMLIPRFLILGEPFSQALWHGVFYSISAFNNAGFTPHSDGLVPYEMDLWILVPLMLGVFLGSLGFPVLMVLLAHRFNSKKWTLHAKLTLLVTGILLVGGTLLWAAAEWSNPNTIGGLNAGDKVIHSVFASVMTRSGGFNLVDQGEMNQVTMLLTNALMFAGGGSASTAGGIKVTTIAVMFLAIFAEARGDTDLRAFGRRIPEGTMRVAISVIVLGATLVMLATASLLIISGTSLSRALFESISAFATVGLSTNLSAEMPPSGKYVLAALMFAGRIGTITLASALTLRQRNQLYHFPEERPIIG is encoded by the coding sequence ATGATTGCGGATTTCACCGTCCGCTCCCCCGCCCGCCTGGCGCTCTTCGCCTTTGTTCTGGTCATCGCGCTGTTCTCGTCCTTGCTTTCGCTTCCCGCAGCATCGGCCAGCGGCGAACGGACCGCCTTTGTTGACGCCTTCTTCACGGCCGTATCGGCCGTCTGTGTCACCGGCCTGACCGTCGTCTCGACCGCCACCCACTGGTCGTTCTTTGGTCAATTGGTGATGATCATCGCGGTATTTGTTGGTGGTTTGGGCATCCTGACCCTCGCCTCGGTGCTCTCCCTGGCAGTATCCAAGCGTCTGGGCGTCCGCGGCAAGCTCATGGCGCAAAACTCGATGAACACCTCCGCCGCCTCCACCCTGGGTGAGGTCGGCTCGCTGCTGCGCATCGTGATCACCACCTCGGTGGCCATCGAGGTGGCGCTGGCGTTGATGCTCATCCCGCGCTTTTTGATCCTCGGCGAGCCGTTTAGCCAGGCCCTCTGGCATGGCGTTTTCTACTCCATCTCCGCCTTTAACAACGCAGGGTTCACACCTCACTCCGACGGGCTGGTCCCCTATGAGATGGACTTGTGGATCCTGGTGCCGCTGATGCTCGGGGTGTTCCTGGGCTCGCTCGGCTTCCCGGTGCTGATGGTGCTCTTGGCCCATCGCTTCAATTCCAAGAAGTGGACGCTGCACGCCAAGCTGACCCTGCTGGTGACCGGCATCCTGCTGGTGGGCGGCACGCTGCTCTGGGCCGCCGCGGAATGGAGTAATCCCAACACCATCGGCGGCCTAAATGCCGGGGATAAGGTCATCCACTCGGTCTTCGCCTCGGTGATGACCCGCTCCGGCGGTTTTAATCTGGTGGATCAGGGTGAGATGAATCAGGTGACGATGCTGCTCACCAACGCCCTGATGTTTGCCGGTGGTGGCTCGGCGTCAACCGCCGGCGGCATTAAGGTCACCACGATCGCGGTGATGTTTTTGGCGATCTTCGCCGAGGCCCGCGGTGACACAGATCTGCGCGCCTTTGGCCGGCGCATTCCGGAGGGAACCATGCGCGTGGCCATCTCGGTCATCGTCCTTGGTGCCACGCTGGTGATGCTGGCGACGGCCTCCCTGCTGATCATCAGTGGCACCTCACTCTCCCGAGCGCTCTTCGAGTCCATCTCGGCCTTCGCCACCGTGGGGCTGAGCACCAATCTGTCGGCCGAAATGCCGCCCTCGGGCAAATACGTGCTCGCCGCACTGATGTTTGCCGGTCGCATCGGTACGATTACCCTGGCATCCGCGCTGACCTTGCGCCAACGCAACCAGCTCTACCACTTCCCCGAAGAGAGGCCCATCATTGGCTGA
- a CDS encoding TrkA family potassium uptake protein: MLVIGLGRFGASVAEQLVKQGREVLAIERNQELVQKWASVLTHVVEADATNIDALRQLGAQEFASAVVGVGTSIESSVLITVNLVDLGIEHLWVKAITPSHGKILTRIGANHVIYPEADAGVRAAHLVGGRMLDFIEFDDGFAIVKMYPPKETQGFTLAESQVRSKYGITVVGVKSPGEDFTYAQPDTKVTRRDVLIVSGHVDLLERFAARP; this comes from the coding sequence GTGCTAGTCATTGGGCTGGGCCGCTTTGGCGCCTCGGTGGCCGAACAATTGGTCAAACAGGGCCGCGAGGTCTTGGCCATCGAACGGAACCAGGAATTGGTGCAGAAGTGGGCCTCGGTGCTGACCCACGTCGTGGAGGCGGATGCAACAAACATCGATGCGTTGCGCCAGCTCGGAGCCCAGGAATTCGCCTCGGCCGTGGTGGGGGTGGGTACCTCCATCGAATCCTCGGTGTTGATCACCGTGAACCTGGTGGATCTGGGGATCGAGCACCTGTGGGTCAAGGCCATTACGCCCTCCCACGGCAAGATCCTCACGCGTATCGGTGCCAACCACGTGATCTATCCGGAGGCCGACGCCGGAGTGCGTGCCGCCCACCTGGTCGGCGGACGGATGCTTGACTTCATCGAGTTCGACGATGGCTTCGCGATCGTGAAAATGTACCCGCCGAAGGAAACCCAGGGCTTCACGCTGGCCGAGTCTCAGGTCCGCTCCAAGTACGGGATCACCGTGGTGGGTGTGAAATCCCCCGGCGAGGACTTCACCTACGCCCAGCCCGATACCAAGGTGACCCGGCGCGACGTGTTGATCGTCTCGGGCCACGTGGATTTGCTCGAACGCTTCGCCGCCCGGCCCTAA
- the proC gene encoding pyrroline-5-carboxylate reductase yields MTSAPVTSARTENKLAFLGTGSMNGAVLRGIIASGYDPRAITATLRSDDKAEALRAETGVTVLIGAQDPEANLKAVRDADIVFLGVKPVGITALCDEIKDALKPSAVIVSVAAAITISMMAAHLNPGQPVVRSMPNTPLKVGAGAVGVSAGDSVSADALEAVVQLFAGSGVVHVVPEAQQDAVSAISGSGPAYVFYLAEAMAAAGVELGLEPALATDLARATVAGAGKMLSDAQADPSALRQGVTSPNGTTERAIATFDETNLSQIIARGAAAAAARAAAITKELA; encoded by the coding sequence ATGACTTCAGCGCCTGTAACTTCTGCCCGTACCGAGAACAAACTTGCCTTCCTGGGCACCGGTTCCATGAATGGGGCGGTGCTGCGCGGCATCATCGCTTCCGGTTATGACCCGCGGGCGATCACCGCCACCCTGCGCAGCGATGACAAGGCCGAGGCGCTGCGTGCCGAAACCGGTGTCACGGTGCTGATTGGTGCCCAAGATCCAGAGGCCAACCTCAAGGCGGTGCGGGATGCCGACATCGTCTTCTTGGGTGTAAAGCCCGTGGGCATCACCGCATTGTGCGACGAAATCAAGGATGCCCTGAAGCCCAGCGCCGTTATCGTTTCGGTGGCCGCAGCCATCACCATCAGCATGATGGCCGCGCACCTGAATCCGGGCCAACCCGTGGTGCGGTCGATGCCCAATACGCCGTTGAAGGTGGGTGCCGGCGCGGTGGGCGTCAGCGCCGGGGATTCGGTCTCCGCGGACGCGCTGGAGGCCGTCGTGCAGTTGTTTGCCGGTTCCGGTGTGGTGCACGTGGTTCCGGAGGCGCAGCAGGACGCGGTGTCTGCCATCAGCGGCTCGGGACCGGCGTACGTGTTCTACCTGGCCGAGGCCATGGCCGCGGCGGGCGTTGAACTGGGCCTGGAGCCCGCTCTGGCGACCGATTTGGCCCGTGCCACCGTTGCCGGGGCGGGGAAGATGCTTTCCGATGCGCAGGCCGACCCCTCTGCCCTGCGTCAGGGCGTCACCAGCCCCAACGGCACCACCGAACGGGCCATCGCAACCTTTGATGAGACGAACCTTTCTCAGATCATCGCCCGCGGGGCGGCAGCAGCAGCCGCACGTGCCGCGGCGATCACCAAGGAACTGGCTTAA
- a CDS encoding sugar phosphate isomerase/epimerase — protein sequence MIDSGTQGSAPIPVALSSASVYPLNVHDAFSVAHDLGYDGVEVLVTGNQISQDAAALNRLAERYDQPIMAIHAPTLLLTQQVWGTAWNKIESAAAMAVEVGCDVVVAHPPFRWQGTYATEFSTGIRRIMEEYGVKIAVENMYPWRARGREAKMYLPHWNPIPEPYEFVTWDFSHSAIADMDSAVAFRELGQRLSHVHLCDGMDNGKDEHLVPGRGTQPVIEAIQYLRDVAWDGVVAVEVSTRKAKGAGEREAWLGETLEFARRHLDQVSTGAQSGTHSI from the coding sequence ATGATTGATTCAGGTACACAGGGCAGCGCCCCCATTCCCGTTGCGCTCTCCAGCGCCTCGGTTTATCCGTTGAACGTCCATGACGCCTTCTCCGTGGCCCACGATTTGGGCTACGACGGGGTGGAGGTCTTGGTCACCGGAAACCAGATCTCCCAGGATGCCGCCGCGCTGAATCGGTTAGCCGAACGCTACGACCAACCCATCATGGCCATCCACGCGCCCACGCTCCTGTTGACCCAGCAGGTCTGGGGCACCGCGTGGAACAAGATCGAATCGGCCGCAGCGATGGCCGTGGAGGTGGGGTGCGATGTGGTGGTGGCGCACCCGCCCTTCCGCTGGCAGGGTACCTACGCCACCGAATTCTCCACCGGCATCCGCCGGATCATGGAGGAGTACGGTGTGAAGATCGCGGTGGAGAACATGTACCCGTGGCGCGCGCGGGGACGCGAGGCAAAAATGTATCTGCCGCACTGGAACCCGATCCCCGAACCCTATGAGTTTGTCACCTGGGATTTCTCCCATTCGGCGATCGCCGACATGGACTCCGCCGTGGCCTTCCGTGAGCTGGGGCAGCGACTGAGCCATGTGCACCTGTGCGACGGGATGGACAACGGCAAGGACGAGCACCTGGTGCCCGGCCGCGGCACCCAACCGGTGATCGAAGCGATTCAGTACCTCCGTGATGTCGCCTGGGACGGAGTGGTGGCCGTGGAGGTCTCCACCCGTAAGGCCAAGGGTGCCGGGGAGCGCGAGGCCTGGCTGGGCGAGACGCTGGAATTTGCCCGCCGCCATCTGGACCAGGTGAGCACCGGCGCGCAGAGTGGGACACATTCGATCTAG
- a CDS encoding Ppx/GppA family phosphatase yields MRLGVLDIGSNTVHLLLVDAYPGARPVPFASHKRALSLVSFLDENGAINDAGQTELLDFVHEAAQFAINHHAEDLLAFCTSAIRESANGEMVLARVVNETGVQLTELTGEQEAGMTFHAVRRWFGWSADTILNLDMGGGSFELALGGDEFPSVAHSVPLGAGRLTREWLPEDRPSIQKLKEMRHYVRDVLAEPAAELRQFGKPSMVTGTSKTFRSLARITGAAPSADGPYVKRVLRADSLKLWTNRLTAMSWDERVELPGVSAIRAPQLLAGAVVALEAMNALKVKSLRICPWALREGLMLRRFDHVLFDSTAPLSSSVGVGEVALGRASALSLAQGSTVL; encoded by the coding sequence ATGAGGCTGGGCGTACTGGATATTGGATCGAACACGGTCCATCTATTGTTGGTGGATGCCTATCCGGGCGCCCGCCCCGTGCCCTTTGCCTCGCACAAGCGGGCCCTGTCGTTGGTGTCCTTCCTGGACGAAAACGGGGCCATTAACGATGCCGGGCAAACCGAGCTGTTGGACTTTGTGCACGAGGCGGCACAATTTGCCATCAATCATCATGCCGAGGACCTGCTGGCCTTCTGCACCTCCGCCATCCGCGAATCGGCCAATGGCGAGATGGTGCTGGCTCGGGTGGTGAATGAAACCGGTGTTCAGCTCACCGAGCTCACCGGTGAACAGGAGGCCGGCATGACCTTCCACGCGGTGCGCCGCTGGTTTGGCTGGAGTGCCGACACCATCTTGAACCTGGACATGGGTGGCGGCTCCTTCGAACTCGCCCTGGGCGGGGACGAATTCCCCAGCGTGGCCCACTCGGTACCACTGGGTGCGGGCCGGCTGACCCGCGAATGGCTGCCCGAGGATCGTCCGTCGATCCAAAAACTCAAGGAAATGCGCCACTATGTGCGCGATGTGCTGGCCGAACCCGCGGCCGAGCTGCGCCAATTTGGCAAGCCGTCCATGGTCACCGGCACCTCCAAAACCTTCAGGTCGCTGGCCCGGATCACCGGTGCTGCGCCCAGCGCCGATGGACCGTATGTGAAGCGCGTGCTGCGTGCCGATTCGCTCAAGTTGTGGACCAACCGGCTGACCGCGATGAGCTGGGATGAGCGGGTGGAATTGCCCGGAGTCTCGGCGATCCGTGCCCCACAGCTGCTCGCCGGTGCCGTCGTCGCCCTGGAAGCCATGAACGCGCTGAAGGTTAAATCCCTGCGCATCTGCCCGTGGGCACTGCGTGAGGGTCTGATGCTGCGCCGTTTTGACCACGTTTTATTTGACTCCACCGCGCCGCTCAGTAGTAGCGTGGGTGTTGGTGAAGTTGCCTTGGGTAGGGCCTCGGCCCTGTCCTTGGCGCAGGGAAGTACCGTTCTTTAG